DNA sequence from the Gemmatimonadales bacterium genome:
GTGCCCAGGGCGACCTGGTTGTTCTGCACGATGAAGATGGCGGGGACCTTCTGAACCGCGGCGAAGTTGAACCCCTCGTGCGTCACGGCCGCCTTGGTGGAGCCGTCGCCGATCCACGTCATCGCGACGCGCTTCTCGCCGCGCAGCTTCGAGGCAAGCGCGATCCCGGCGATGACGGGCACCATGTCGCCAACGTGGGAGATGGGCTGGAGCACGCGGTACCGCATCGCGCCGTGGTGAAGATCGCGGCCGTGCGAGGGCGAGTCCGCGGTGCCGAGGTAGCTACGAAAGCTGTCGGCGACCGGCATCCCCATCTCGGCGCACGCGCCGGCGTTGCGGATCATGGGCGCGACGATATCGAGCGTGCGGTCGAGCGCGTGAACCGGTCCCACCGTCGCGGCTTCCTCGCCGGTGCCGAGCCACGCCTTGGAGATAACGCCGGTGCGTACCCAGCGCTTCAAGGCCACATCGTGAAGCCGGGTGCGGACCAGCCCCGCGTACAGCTCCAGCAGCGCCGTCTCGTCCAGCGAGTCCACGATCGTCCGGCGCGCGGGGTCCTGGCGCGCCGTCGTCCCGAACTCGGAGACCAGGGCTTGATCCGGCTTCCACGAGACGTACTCGGGCGGGTCGTAGGCGGGGTAGCGTTTCACGCCGCGGGAGCCGGGAGGCGGGAGCCGGACCTTCCGGTGCGGCACCAAAGGTACGGCTCCCGGCTCACGGCGAACGGCTCACGAATACCTCGCCGCCTTTCATCACGAACACCGGCCGCTGCAACGTCGTGATGTCGGCGAGCGGATCGCCCGCGACCGCGACGATGTCCGCGAACTTCCCCGCCTCTATCGAGCCGACGTCGTGCTCCATGCCTAACAAGGTGGCCGCGTTCATGGTGCCGGCCTGGATGGCCTGCATCGGCGTCATCCCGCCCATCTGCACCAGCAGCTCGAACTCGCGGCCGTTCTGGCC
Encoded proteins:
- a CDS encoding thiamine pyrophosphate-dependent enzyme: MKRYPAYDPPEYVSWKPDQALVSEFGTTARQDPARRTIVDSLDETALLELYAGLVRTRLHDVALKRWVRTGVISKAWLGTGEEAATVGPVHALDRTLDIVAPMIRNAGACAEMGMPVADSFRSYLGTADSPSHGRDLHHGAMRYRVLQPISHVGDMVPVIAGIALASKLRGEKRVAMTWIGDGSTKAAVTHEGFNFAAVQKVPAIFIVQNNQVALGT